The Acidiferrobacteraceae bacterium genome includes the window GTTCACGTCCTGACTGCCGGAACAACCGACGGTGGAATCAAGGTTGACCAGGGCGTAGCCGGCTTCATCCGTGGGGAGTTACCGGTCAGCGATTCGATCAACGTCTATGGCCTGCTCGGCTACGGCAGCGCGGACGTATCCGGTGCGGCAACCAAGTCGAACAGCAGCATCGCCTACGGTGCGGGGATGGAATTCCGTGTGGTGGACAACGTGGGAATCAATGTGGATTACACGCAGTACTTCAATGCCAACAACCAGACACTGGGCGGGATCGCCGCCGGAGTGACCTACAAGTTCTAGGGCAAGCTTGCGCAAGCAGCCTGACGGGACGGTCGGGGATGAGGCCGCCTCCGTCAGGCGTTCCCGGGTCGCGCCGCTATTTCCAGAGGTTCACTCGTTCACCGTGTTCGAGCAAACGGTCGGCGCGGCCCTGGATGAAGCGCTGCAGGCTGGATTGCGTCTTGTAGGCTCCGGAAGCGACGTAGTCCATGACCGACTGCACATGGAAGGCCTTGAGAAAGGCCTCGATGCGAATTACCTCGCGCCCGCCGTCGAACAGAACCGCTGATGGCGCATACACGATTCCCAGCTTCGAGGCCCATTGTCTTGCGGTCGTGGACTGGCCATCCGGGGTGGTCACCGGTGCATCGCCCCACATATTGAGCTGCACGCTGTCGAACTTCTTTAGCAAGGCCTGGGTCGCCTTCTGCGGCAAAATATGGTCGTGGAGTCGATCGCAACTCGGACAGTCCTTCTGCTCGAAGAATACGATCAGGGGGCGGGTTTTCCCCAGGCCCTTGAGGTTGAAGGGGGCGGGACGAAAATAGGGTTCGGCATGCAGCTTGCCTGAGGCCTTTGGTGGATTCGCGCGCGCCGAGTATTCACGGAAGCTCATCTTGCTTTCCTGGTGCTCTGCAACATAACGCAGGGCGGTCTGGAACCGGTGCGGCGGGTAGTAGCCATTGATGCGCAGGACCTGATTTCCCTTTTCATCGAGGAAGATCAGCGTCGGCGTGAACCACACTTTCTTGGCCGCGGCGAATGTCTTCGCGGTGTATACCTTGCCGTCGACGTCCGTCACTTCGCGATCACCCCACATGTTGATATCGAGCGAATCGAAGTGTTTCCGGGTATAGTCGACGATAGGCTTCTGGCTGAAGTTCAGATTCACCAGTTGAGCGCAGTAGGGGCAGCCATCCTGATGAAAGAAGATCATCACCCGCTTGTGCGCGGCGGCCGCCTCGGCGACATCTTCCTTGAGAACGAGAAAAGACTGCTTGAACCAATCGGGTATCTCATAGTGCCCGACGCCCTCGACCTTGGCGGCGTGGGAAACGGGAACAAAAGCGAGAAAACCGGTGAGAAGGAATGCGAGAACAATCGGTCGTGTCATAATGCGCCGGTACGAAATTTCACGAGAAATTATGGTTGCGCGTCGCGTCAGGAAAAGCAAGCATTAGCCAATGACCAGCAGCAATTCCCCGGATACAGCGGAAAAACGGAGCCTGTGTCTTGTGCTGCCGGGCCTGGTGGCGGTGGCCGCCGTCGAATCGGAGGCGAACGGCCCTCCGGCGGTCCTGGAGCGGCTCCTTGGGCGTGCGGACCCGATCGGGGAGGCAAGGTCTGACGGGACCGAAGCGTGCCTGTTTGCCCTGTTTGGAGCCGAGGTAGATCACAGCCGGGATCTGCCCGTTGCCGCCGTCACCCGTGTGCACGACATGGGGGTGGTGGACAACAGCTGGTGGATGCGGGCTGATCCCGTGCATCTGCTGCCCCATCGTGACGGTTTGCTGCTCCCGGAGCGCGGCCACCTTCAGCTTTCACAGGAAGAGGCGGACAGCCTGGTTCGCGAAATCATGGCCGTCTTCGCCGAGGATGGCTGGGTACTCAAGGCCCCGTCCCCGGAGCGATGGTATCTCAAACCACGACAGATTCCGGACATTCGAACCACTCCCATCGGATCCGTGGTGGGCTCCGACATACGGGGGCATCTGCCGGTCGGCCCTGATGCGAGCCAGTGGCACACAGTGATGAACGAAGTGCAAATTCTGCTGCACACGGCGCAGGTCAACGTGGACCGGGAGTCGAGGGGGCTACCCACGGTCAACAGTCTCTGGTTCTGGGGCGGAGGTCATTTGCCGACATTCCATCAGCCTGACTGGACCTGCCTGTGGAGCAACGAGGTGGTGGGAACCTCACTGGCCCGCCTGACGGAACTGGCCGTCGTCCCGCGGCCCGCGAGCGCGAGCCAGTGGCTGGCCCAGGCGCCTGCCGGCAAACATCTTCTGGTGCTGG containing:
- a CDS encoding outer membrane beta-barrel protein; this translates as MKRTLIATAIATIALATPVYAGSAGSGFVGLDYLYGSFTGGTNPANVRIKGGFYFTDAIAAEVHVLTAGTTDGGIKVDQGVAGFIRGELPVSDSINVYGLLGYGSADVSGAATKSNSSIAYGAGMEFRVVDNVGINVDYTQYFNANNQTLGGIAAGVTYKF
- a CDS encoding thioredoxin fold domain-containing protein is translated as MTRPIVLAFLLTGFLAFVPVSHAAKVEGVGHYEIPDWFKQSFLVLKEDVAEAAAAHKRVMIFFHQDGCPYCAQLVNLNFSQKPIVDYTRKHFDSLDINMWGDREVTDVDGKVYTAKTFAAAKKVWFTPTLIFLDEKGNQVLRINGYYPPHRFQTALRYVAEHQESKMSFREYSARANPPKASGKLHAEPYFRPAPFNLKGLGKTRPLIVFFEQKDCPSCDRLHDHILPQKATQALLKKFDSVQLNMWGDAPVTTPDGQSTTARQWASKLGIVYAPSAVLFDGGREVIRIEAFLKAFHVQSVMDYVASGAYKTQSSLQRFIQGRADRLLEHGERVNLWK